The genomic DNA GGTCTTAATCCTCGAGATATTCATTTGCGAAATATCCTATTACAAAATGGGAGAGCCAAGATTCTTGACGTTTCTGAGTACATCCAACCAGGAAATGATGGTCGCTGGGAGCATCTGAAACAAGGGTATGAAAATTATTATCACTTTATTGATGGCAAGCCCCTCCCCCTTTGGCTACTTGAAGCCATTAAAAAATGGTACTTGCAAACAAACGACCCAAACTTTTCCTTCGAGGATTTTATGAAAAAAATCGCAAAGTTGACATTGTTTTGGAAATAACTGTCCTACTCACACTATAAAGAAACGAGGCTGGACCAAAAGTATATGAGTCACAGAAAAATCCGAAGTTATTTATTACAGTTCGGAAGACTAGTTGAAAATAGCCATTCCTGTCATCGCTTCGTCAAAATCCTTCGCTTGCCGCGGGCACGGCCTCAGCTAACTTGGTAAAGGAACTCCCTTTACCAAGTGGATCTTCGGCTCGTGCACCTGCATCTTCAAGCCTTTTCAGGGAAGCAAGATGCTTCGTCGCAGTCCAAAGAAGCTTATGGCGTTCGTGCTGTTCCCGCAGGCGTCTACGGATTTTGACGACCCTTAGGATTTGCTTTCATATCTTATTGTTCGGCTTCCTAAGTATCCTGTTTTAGATTTGTCCCCGTCTCAATATTTATATCCTCTATGCGGCAGCTAACTCTGCTGCCTCAAGTCAACTGGCAATGCTTCGAGTCCGCGCATCATCATACCTGGCCGCCACTTCATTTCATCATCCGGCACTGAAAGCGATAAGTCACTAAATTCACTAAGCAGTGTTCGGAATGCCACTTTAGCTTCCAACCTCGCTAATGGCGCTCCTAGACAAAAGTGAATCCCTTTACCAAAGGCGAAGTGTTTAATGTTTTCCCGGGCAATGTCAAATTGATCAGGGTTATCGTAGACGTCTGGGTCACGATTCACCGCTGCTAGAGAAATAAAAATCGCGTCCCCTCGCTCCATTTGTTGTCCATGCCAGTCCATTGCTTCCGCTGCATAACGAATCGGAGCGATTTCAACCGGACCGTGGTAGCGAAGCATTTCCTCAATCGCATTCTCCATCAAGTCCGGATTTTGCCGCAATCGGATCATCTGTTCAGGATGCTGGAAGAGAGCATACAAACCATTGGCAATTAAATTGACCGTCGTCTCATGACCGGCGACGATTAATAAAAAGATCGTTGCGATCAGTTCTTGTTCCGATAATCGATCACCTTCGTCATGAGCATCAATCATAAGACTGATCAGGCGGTCGTCCGGATGCTGACGTTTCTCATCCACGAGATCACGAATATAGGTAATAAAGGCATTGATTGTATTTTGATTCTCGACGATGCGGCTTTGGTCATTGGCCGATTCCACAATAACTGCGGACCAGTCATGAAAAGCATCACGGTCTTTCTCCGGAATACCCAGCATATTACTGATGACAATAATAGGCAGCGGCAAGGCGAAGTCACTTATAGCATCCATGTGTCCCTTCTCTTTAACTGGAGCCAAAAGCCGATCAGTAACGGCCTGAATATCATCTTCCAGCTGGGCAATCATTTTTGGAGTAAAGGCTTTGGAGACCAGTTTACGCAATCGGGTATGATCAGGCGGATCACTGGACAACATGTTTTCCCCCAAATAAGCACCATTCTCAAGAAAATAGTCGCCTTCACCTTCGTTAACATTCTTAAAATCCTTAACAATCTTGGAACTCTTAAACATATTTAGAGCATCTTCATGTTTTGTCACAAGCCAAGCTTGCTTCCCTGTTGGTAATTTGAACGGAAAGACCGGTTGATCCTGACGCAACTTTTTATAAAGTTGATAAGACTGCTGCTTGAATTCAGGTGAAAATAAATCCACGTCATTAAGCGATAATGGCATCATCCAACATCCCTTCACTATAATTGTGATGCAATTGGTTCATGTATTTAACTATTTTTACACCAAGTTTATTATACCAGAAATCATCGAATCATTAGAGTGACTTTTGTCCCTTCTTATCAATCAATAATTCAAAGAACTGACCACCGTTACGATCAACCGCATGATCTCCCTAATCCGCAACTTTCCTTTGCTTCCACAAATAGTCGACAATCCCTTGTGCGCAGACTTGCATATCAAGTTCAAGCACTTGATAAACGCTATGATTATCCGCAACATTTAGCTGTCGCAAATGCGCCTTAATTCGTGATAGCAGTCGATTGGCAAGTGCATCAGGCCCCTCTTCGCGCACAGCACTTTGCTTGCCTTCTTCAACGAAGATAGGCAGCCATTCTTCTACCTGACAAAGCGCTTCTTCAACGTTAGCTGTCATGCCAAAATGACCAAAATATAGTCTGTCTAACGATCGTTTACGAATGCGTTCAATGGATCGATTCATGGCATCGGGATTAAAATGATTGGGTGATGTGGTCGGAAGGAAAAAATCAATGCCATCATCCGCCAATAACTTGTAATGAATCCCGACCGTATCCCCCGTAAACATGCCATGACTGATCGGGTCATAGATACTGAAATGATGTTTGGCATGTCCCGGTGTATCCAAGAATTCCAGTCTGCAATCAGGTCCAATCGTTAATGTGTCCCCATCCCCTTTAACTAATAAACGATCTTCCGGGATAGCGATGACAGGATCAAACAAAGGATCAAATTTTTCTTGATAAACCTGTCTAGCCCCAGCCACAAGACGGCTTGGATCCGCTAAATGACGCGCGCCTCGCGGATGTACAACCACTGTCGCATTGGGACATTCTTGTAATAATAGACCCGCACCTCCCGCATGATCCAAATGAACATGGGTAACAATCAGATAGTTCACCTGATCCAGTGAATAGCCAAGGCGCTTCAGTCCTTTTTTAATGTACGGGACGGAAGGACTCGGCCCCGTTTCAATTAACGTTAATTGCTCTTCTTCAATCACATATGTACCTGTCCGATTAGCCACTCCCAAATCAAACCCATCAATCAAATGAATGCGCTTTCTTAAATATTTAGGCTCTTTTGCCTGCATGAACGTCTCCTCCCTAAATCTTGAATCATCAGCTTCTATCCGCGGCTTCTTTTGTTGAACCATTCGACTAATTTCACATTTTTTGATATACGCATATTTTAACATTTTGCTATTAGATATTTCACTATTCATAACTTACATAAAATCCTATAAAAAAGGCTGTTTTCGAAACTTTGTTGCTATTTCAGAGGAGGGGTTGATTTCCGCTCCAGGATGCTCGCTTTCCGCGGGGCGGGCGGTGAGCCTCCTCGGCGCTCTGCGCCTGTGGGGTCTCACCTGTCCCGCTCCTCCCGCAGGACTCTAGTAAAGGCATCTTGAGTAAGCGGCGCTGAGGAACACACTAAGTTTAAGTGTTCCGAACCTCAACCACCTTCCGCTCCAATCAATAATTTTCGACATTTTAGCTGTCATAGGTCCTATTTAAAAAACAACACTCTTTTTAGAAAAGAGCCATAAAAAAAGAAATAGATCCCCTTGAGTTTCCGGCTCGAATGGGTCTATTTCTGATCCCGCGCCACCCCCCCTTGTAGGGGACTGGTATTGCGGACATGAACTCTAGATTAGAGAAAAACATTTCCAAGGCACTTGAACAACACAAAATCATTTGAAACATTTTTCGTTACCATTCGTAAAGATGATTAACATAGCAAACAGGAGTGGGTTCCATGTTTGACATCTGGCTGCTTTTCTTGATGGCTTTCGCAGGTGGCCTTATTGCCCTTATTAGTTTTATTACGATTTTAGGTCGAAAAATAGCAGAACCCAAGGATGAACTGCAAAAGAAAGTTCAGGGTCTTGAGGAAGAAGTGGAGCGTTTGAAGAATAATAGAGATTAGGTCATGATGTCTACGAAAGCTTCACAGTACCGGCTGCATAAAAAAGGCGGCACTTAATTGTATGCTTTCAGCCGCCCTTTTCCCACCGGTCCATAACTAATTGTCTTTGACTTCCTCATAACTCTTGCGTTTCATGGAATAGGTGCGACCAATGTCACCAAAAGTCGTCCCTGCCAAGCGGCCGACTGGACCAAGACCTTCCGTATCAATCCTGCCTTCTTCATACAATGCATCATCAATATCAAAATAGACAATTTCTCCGATAACAAAATCAGCACTGGGCGCCCCATTCGTCCCGCCCATCGGGATGATCTCGGACAACTTGCACTCCATGCGAATCTTGGCCTCTTGAACGCCAGGCACACCAATCATCCGACTATCCTTCAATGTCAAACCGGTCTCAGTCACTTCACTCATGTCAGCCGGATAATCAATGGAACAATCATTAACGGCCTTGACATTATCAGTGTCAACAACCTGGATGACAAATTCACCGCTTTCCTGAATGTTCAGGGCCGTATCCTTCATCACATTACCGGGTTTCCGTGCACAAGAAATTCCGATCATCGGTGGGTCTGTTGCCACAACGTTATAAAAACTAAACGGTGCAGCATTGATTGTACCCTCGGGCGTCCTAGAAGTGACAAAAGCAATTGGTCTCGGTAAAATACTGCCGATCAACAGCTTATAATTTTCTTTTTTCGTTTGATCTTTTGGATTAATATGCAAATCCTATCACCTCTTATTCATTGTAACTGAAGTCCATCTTTTTTGAAAATTATGTAGTTGGACCCCCTATTACACCCCTTACAATTTTGAAAATATTTCCGTAATAAAGCATTCTATAAGGTCAATATTATAAATGCCTAACCTGAATTTAATCGAGGAGGAACAGAGATGAAGAAAAGTATCATCACAGTTATGCTGGTCTTTATATTATCGGCCTGTAATACGCAAGATGGTCAACAAGACTCATCTGGCGTAGATGATCATCAGTACAACTCAGTCAATTATAATGATGATGGAAGGTTAAACGACAACCGTGATAATGAACGATTTAATCTTATGGAAGACGGACATCGTCATGACGATTTATCCAGAGGCGAAATACCAGGAGAGGATAGGGAACAAGATCCTATTGATCAAGATCATGAAAATCATGATAAGGCCAATCAAGGAAACCAAAAAAATAACCAAGATCAGTCCAAAAAGAATCCCACTAAGAACCCATCTTTAAGCGATTTCCAAAAGAAAGTCATTAAACTCACTAATCAAGAAAGGACCAAACGCGGGTTGTCAAAGATCAAAGCTGATCCGCAAGTCTCAAAAGTTGCTCAAAAAAAGGCAAAGGACATGAGTCAAAACCATTATTTTTCACACACATCACCTCAGTATGGTTCACCCTTTCAAATGATGAAGGACGCTGGCATTGACTACCAAGCAGCTGCCGAAAATATCGCCAAAGGTCAGGATGCACCAAAAGTCGTTATGGAAGGCTGGATGAATAGCGCCGGCCACCGGAAAAATATCCTTAAAAAAGGCATCACTCACATTGGTGTCGGATATGCTCAAGGTCAGGACGGCCCCTATTGGTCGCAAATGTTTATTGAAAAGTAATACCTAATTAAGTGATCAACTGTGTATCAATCACCTTGGTACACGGTTGATCTTGATAAAGGAAGCGTAACGGTGAACGAAGTCCCTATGCCTTCCTTAGTATCTACAATTAACGTTCCACCATGACTCTCAATAATTTTATAACAAATGGTTAAGCCCAGACCTGTCCCTTTTTCTTTTGTCGTGAAAAAAGGTTCACCTATTTTATCCAATATCTCTTTTGGCATCCCTTTCCCTTGGTCAATCACTTTAATTTCAACATAGTTGTTTTGTTTCCTTGCTTTGATGTGAATATCGCCGCCGTTATCCATCACTTCAATGGCGTTCTTAACCAAATTAATAAAGACTTGTTTGAGTTTGGTCGCATCACAGTCGATAACCAATTGAGGGTCTTGATAGTCAGAAATAATGCCAATGCCTTTGATCACGGCCTGAGCTTCGAGCAGTGTTTTAACATCTTCAAGTAAATCACTTATATTCCACTGATTGTGCCTTTCAGAGTGGGGTCTTGCCAACATTAATAGTTCACCTGAAATTTGCTCAATCCGATTCAATTCACCTTCAATAATTTGGTAATAGGTTGCCTTATCATAGTTATTTTGGATCATCTGAAAAAATCCTTTGACAGCGGTAAGCGGATTTCTGACTTCATGTGCGATACCAGCTGCTAATTGCCCTGCCACATTAAGCTTTTCGGAACGAATCATAAGTTTTTCTGCAGCCTTCTGCTCAGATAAGTCGATCAGGGAATATAGTCGCGCCTGCTCGCCATTGAATAACGTCGGCATGGCTTTAATCGTGAAATATTTCGTCTTCCCGGTATTTAGGACAAGGCTCTGTTCTGCTGCAAATTTCCCAAAATTTATGGGTATTAAATCATTCATGCTCCGCCCAATCAGTTCTGCTTTATTACTATACTCTAATTTATGAATCGCTTCATTATTCACATACACGATGTTATCATTTTGAGCAATCATAATTGAAATCGGTATTTCATTAATAAGGTTGTGGTAAAATTTCTCGCTTTGTTCTAATATTTCTTTCTTCATCTCCATCATCTTTTTTTCTGTATGCAATTGATTGTTTTGATCTTGAAGGCGCTTATTTTCAGCCTCGATCTTTTGCAACCTTTGCCATTCAGAAATCGATGGAAATCCTAGGTGTTTTTTCTTATATAAAGGTGAAAGACACATCTCATCATCGGTCATAAAGTAGATATGTGTTTTCAGTAATTCATTTTGTATGTACGAAGGGGTTGTAAGGCCATTGTAAGCACAGATACTGATCGTTTGATGATCATGTATGAACTGATCACACCCGTATTCATAAATCCTTAATTGCGGCAATAAGTGTTCATGTTCTCTCCAAGCGACATGTCCCCAAGACCGGATTGTTATTCCTTGATTGGTAACAGGATCAAAGATTTCTGATAGACTTTCTAAGGCATAAGTGGCATTAAAACCTTCATTTCTTATGTAAAAGCCGTTATGGTCCCAAAATATAATCGTATCTAAATCTTCTTGGGTATAACCGAGTGACAAAACACTATTCGATATTTTTTGGAACAATTCCGTTTCATCAACAAATATGATGGGCTGACTCTGATCAATCCCTTCAGCGATAAAGTTTGCCGCATTCTTGATGTACTTATCGACTTCATTATATGTATATAGAATGTGGGCACCGGATTCGATACTGTCCATGCTTAGAGATGCATTACTCATTTGCATCCTCGACCAACCTTTCGTTGCATTTCACTTGATGATGTTATTCGTTTTTAAAAAGAGTGAATGTAGCTTGAATTCATGTTAATCAGATAAACAATCATCCTAATATAAACGCGCTTCACTCCTACCCTATCATAAATTAAGCCAATAGACCTTCAATGCCCGGCATAAGACCTAAAAAAGACCCAATCGCATGTCGATTGGGTTAAGCAGTGAGCCCATTATATTGGTTTTAATCAATTCTCTCTACTCTGTTAATTCAATCGATTTAGAGACAGCTCCCCTATCAGATTGGTCGGCAGCGATTGGACTGTGGTCAACATTTGTAACGGACACAATGCCTGCTAGCATAAGCGTCGTTACAAGCCCGAAAACGAGTTTCTTTTTCATCTTAATCTCTCCCCTTCAAAAATATTTTGTCTAGCCTCAACTGACTTGTCATAGTAGGTACATGCTTTCCTATATTCTCCATTAGCTTTTAAAAATCCTGCCAATGTCGTAGAATATTCTTCCACCGCTTGCCACATTTCTCGTGCTTCAAAATATCTAATACCTTCTTCAAAATTTGATTCAAAACTTTTGTCGGGATTTAGATACATGGTATTGAGTAAATTTAATTTCATTTTTATCTCATCATTGTTAAGGTGTTCCGCCAATGAAAGGGCTTTCGTCATCCATTTTTTACCCTCGTCCACTCGATCCATCTTTAATAGGGCCTTGGATAACAAATACATGCACATCAGATTATCACTTTCAACATCATGCCCACCTATTAAAGGCACATTGTTCAAATAAGCCACAGCCGTTTTTAATAAATTTTGTCGGCTATACAAAAAACCTAAATTATGGTACAAACGTGCTTCCAGCCCTTTATGATCCAGCTTTTTTGCAATATCTAAACCTCGATGTAAGTGATCCTCGGCGTCAACATAATGTTTGAAGTCAATGAAATTCAATCCAAGTAGCATGAGTGTGTCTGCATGTCGCTTGCGACAGTTGCAATTAAGCTCATAGATTTCTAAAGCCTTATTGGCATGTTTCGTCGACAGCAAGTTATGATATTTCAGGTAGTAGGCAGCAGCAACTTTATAATGATATTCACCTGTTTCAATGTCATCGTGAGTAAGGGGCATCCTTTGACCCGCTTCAAGGTAGTTAGCGATAGCCTCATCGTACGCTTTGATATTGTAATAATAGATGCCTTTAAAAAAATAGTAATAATAGATGAGTCTGTCATCCATGTCTTCTTGCAAAGCATTGATTTGTTCAAGCTGCGTCTCAGCCTCTTCAAACTTTTCCAATAAAATTGTGTAGTGGAAGTCTAATAAGGTGTAATAGGTCAACATATATTGAGACAGTTCCCTATTTTTTATTTTGTCCTCAATTTCCTTTTTTAATAAAACGGCCTTATGAATACAATTATCGCGTATATGACTGTGCCACTGATTAAATAGGCTTGTTAGGTCATCAACGACCATTTGACTTGCCAAAAAATATCCCTCCGCACAATAAATATCCTGTTTTTTACTATTCTAACACTTGAACCATGATAATAATATTGGGAAAATTACCATTAAAAAAGGCAAATGAATCGGGGTTTTTAGCAAAAATTTTCCCAAATAAGTAGAGTGTGATAAAAGAATTAGGACTATTTTATCTATCTAACATTGCTTGTATCCTATATAGACTTTAAGAGAAAAACTCCCGGAAACATCCAGGAGCTTTTCTGTATTATTGATTTTTGCCCTTAGCTTTGCCTTTGCCTTTTCCTTTGTCTTTTTCGTACAATAGATATTCTTCTCTTACTTTCTTGAACCGCTTCAGCTTTGGCTGCCACTGGTTGACGATCGATTCAATCGAAGCGCCTTGTTCAATTTTTTCGCGAATCCAACCATTCCCTACTAACTTGTCAAAGTAGGACACACCATTGGCATTTTCAGCGCGGAACTGGAAATCTTCAGGGTACAAATCATGAATGGTTTTCACAATTGAAAGACCCGTCTTAACAGGTTCATAAGCATCACGATCGGTCACATGAATCTGGATACCGTTACACAATTCCCCGCTGTGCTTCGAATAAACAGGTGTAAATGATGCCGCACGGAAATTCACACCCGGCAATTCCAGGGTATTTAATGTGTCCGCCAATGCTTGACTGTTAATGAATGGTGCACCGATTAATTCAAACGGTCTTGTCGTCCCGCGCCCTTCTGATACATTCGTGCCCTCAATCCATGCGGCACCTGGATAAACAAGAGCCGTATCTAACGTCGGCATATTTGGAGATGGGAGCACCCAATCAAGAGGGGTATCATCGTAGTCCATTGAACGCTTCCAACCGTCCATTTTAACAACCGTTAGATCAGCACCAATATCAAATTCTTGGTTGAATAGTTTGGCCAGTTCGCCGACCGTCATACCATGACGAAGCGGAATCGGATATTTGCCAACAAACGAAGCGTATTCAGGGTTCAGCACGGGTCCCTCAACTTTTGTCCCGCCAATTGGGTTGGGGCGGTCAAGTACAACGAATTTGATATCATTCTCCGCTGCAGCCTCCATCGCAAGGGCCATCGTATAGATGTACGTATAGAAACGCGAACCTACATCTTGTATGTCGAACATGAGAACGTCAACACCCTCTAACATGTCCGGCGTCGGTTTCTTGGTGTCGCCATATAGACTGTAAACAGGTAGTCCTGTCACCGGGTCAGTGTAACTGTCAACGCTCCCCCCTGCCTGAGCACTCCCTCGGACCCCATGTTCAGGCCCATATAAGGATACAAGATTAACATCCGGATGATTATAAAGCCGGTCAACTACACTATTTAATTCTTGATCCACACCTGTTGGGTTTGTAATCAAACCAACGTTTTTTCCTTTTACAAGATCCATCCGGTCTTCGAGAAGGGTCTCAACACCCATTTGAAATGTTTTGGCATGTTTGTTGGCTCGTTCTTTCGCGCGGTCATTGGCATGTTCGTCAGGATTAGCTAATGCCACACCAGATAACGATGACAGCATCAATACAACGACCATCAGCACTATATAACTTTTTTTCATGTGTTATTCCCTCCTGTTTTAATAGTAATTGAAGGCCATAACAGGACCCTCAGCTCAGATTGCTTGATTTAATAGCTCATGCCAGAACCGAAATCATATAAATCGGGGATGGTCACCGGCAGTTTGCCGGTTGGATTGACTTCACCCGTTAAAACCCTTGCCAATGCTTCAATGGAGACATCACGATAGCCATATGTCGCTAAATAGGCATCAACTTTAGGAAACACCATGAGGTCATATGGATTTCTAATTGCTGCCACAATGACCGGTTTGCCTGTAGCACGAATAGCATTAACGAGTTGTTGTTGCGGGCGATTAGTGTTAGCTGTGTATGTCGTGACAATGACTTTATCCGCCTCTTGTGCTTTGGCGACAGCCTGATCGATTTGCGCTTTCGTAGGTGATGTATTCGTGGTGACCTTCTCAGCGTTCAAACCTTTTTTGTTTAAAAGATCAGAGACAAGCTCTGGCCCCGCACTAGATGGGCCTGTCACTAACAGTTCTTGATTGTCCTTTAGCGGCAACACGTTATTTTCATTCTTGACAAGGGTGATACTTTGATTAGCGATTTCATCAGCAACGGCTAAGTGCTCTTCTGTCCCGACATTTTCAATCGCTCCGGCGTTCGTTTCCGGCTGATGAAATAGACCCCTTTTCATTTTTGCTTTTAATATCCGATAGACCGACTGATTGAGACGCTTTCTACTAATATCGCCACTTTTAACAGCTTCCAACATCGCATTGTATGCCCGGCCTACATTCGGCGGATTTAATAGAATATCCGCACCTGCTTTAAATGCTTTGACAGGCACCTGCTCTGGTTCGACAACGTTGGCTCCTGACATGCCTAAGCTATCCGTAATAATCAACCCGTTGTATCCAAGTTCTTCACGCAGCACTCCAGTTAAGATCGGTTTCGACAATGTTGCGGGCAGACCGGAGTCATCAAGTGCGGGTACAACAATATGAGCGGTCATAATCGCATCAATCCCGGCATCGATCGCTGCTTTAAAAGGTTGCAAATCAACTTGATGCAACGTTTCAAGATCATGATTAATAATCGGCAGTCCGTAATGGGAGTCAACAGCTGTATCTCCATGTCCTGGGAAGTGTTTGGCAGTAGCAATAACATCCTTATTTTGATAAGCGTTAACTTGGGCAACGGTCATATCAGAAACAAGTGCTGGATCTTCGCCAAACGACCGCACGCCAATAACTGGATTAGCTGGATTCACATTGACATCAGCAACAGGAGCAAAGTTCATGTTAATACCTAGACTCTGTAGCTCTGTTCCCATAATAGCTGCCGACTTTGTGGCATTTTGAGTTGAGCGTGTCGCACCTAGTGCCATGTTACCTGGAAAAACCGTTGCTGGACTCGTCACTCTTTGGACAATCCCGCCCTCTTGGTCTGTTGAAATAAACATAGGGATCGGCATACGCTGGTCCATGGCAATCTCTTGCAACCCATTGGAGAGGCTGTTGACTTGTTCAGCGTCTAACGGTGTGCCAATGTTTTGGCTCCAATTAAAATAAATCACACCGCCAATATGATATTTTTCTATAATCTCTTTGAAATTTTTACCGCCACGATTGTGATTGACATTCATATCCTCAAAACTCGGATCCGTCGGTGTTTTCCCGTAGGCATGGACGATAAACAACTGCCCGATTTTTTCTTCAAGTGTCATGTGCTGAATTTTACTTTGGATCCATCCCCTTTTGACTTGACCTTCTTTCCATCCTGGCTTGACTGGGTCATCCCAGCCTGCCCATGCATAAGTTGGCAAGCATAAAGCGAATACCATCATCATCGCCAACATCCATATGAAGCGGCTTTTTTTCAAATGAGTCCCTCCTCAGGTTCCTATTATTGTTATCGACCACGTGTCAGCGTTACGTCAGCTGTGACTGGAAGATGGTCTGAAGCCATTGTTTGAATGACGTCAGTAGACTGTACGTCCATATCTGGTGTCGTTAAGATATAATCAATTTTCTTTGTAGGCGCATAAGCGGGGTAGGTCAATCCTTCATCTTGTTGGGTTATGTCCCACGTATCTTTGAATCTTTGAAAAAGAGGTTGTAATTCATCGGCCTTGGGGGTTGCATTCATATCCCCAACTAAAATTTTATTGTTATGGGCCTGCATGACATTCAACATATCCTCAACTTGCATTTGTCTTACAATTGGTTCAGAACGGTAATCTAGATGAGTCACATAAAACCAAAGTTTTGCGCCTTTTACATTAATCAGTGCTTCTGCAAATCCAGGAGAAGGTTTGGGTTCAGGATGAGGGTCTTGGGTGGATAGTCTGGTAATCTCGTGATTGTCTGCTTGCAGAATTGGATGCTTACTCAATATCGCGACACCGAATTTTCGTCTCGGGTCATCAGGCTGGATCGGATCACGATTATAAATCGGAGCAAAGAAATAATGCATGTCCAACTTTTCAGCAAGGCGTTTCAATTCATTCTGAAAGTTGCTTCTATCACTCCAGTTGACATCGACCTCTTGAAGTCCAATAATATCCGCCCCTGATTGTTGAATCGTGTTGGCTATACGGTCAATGTTATAGTCACCGTCCGTTCCAATACCTGTGTGAATGTTATACGTCATGACCTTCACGTTCACTTGTCGACCCGGCGCTGTTTTACCTTGTGCCAAAGCCTGTGAAAACGGGGTCAACAGCAAACTAAATAATAGAACCATAGTCAC from Tuberibacillus sp. Marseille-P3662 includes the following:
- a CDS encoding glycoside hydrolase family 3 protein; translated protein: MKKSRFIWMLAMMMVFALCLPTYAWAGWDDPVKPGWKEGQVKRGWIQSKIQHMTLEEKIGQLFIVHAYGKTPTDPSFEDMNVNHNRGGKNFKEIIEKYHIGGVIYFNWSQNIGTPLDAEQVNSLSNGLQEIAMDQRMPIPMFISTDQEGGIVQRVTSPATVFPGNMALGATRSTQNATKSAAIMGTELQSLGINMNFAPVADVNVNPANPVIGVRSFGEDPALVSDMTVAQVNAYQNKDVIATAKHFPGHGDTAVDSHYGLPIINHDLETLHQVDLQPFKAAIDAGIDAIMTAHIVVPALDDSGLPATLSKPILTGVLREELGYNGLIITDSLGMSGANVVEPEQVPVKAFKAGADILLNPPNVGRAYNAMLEAVKSGDISRKRLNQSVYRILKAKMKRGLFHQPETNAGAIENVGTEEHLAVADEIANQSITLVKNENNVLPLKDNQELLVTGPSSAGPELVSDLLNKKGLNAEKVTTNTSPTKAQIDQAVAKAQEADKVIVTTYTANTNRPQQQLVNAIRATGKPVIVAAIRNPYDLMVFPKVDAYLATYGYRDVSIEALARVLTGEVNPTGKLPVTIPDLYDFGSGMSY
- a CDS encoding endonuclease/exonuclease/phosphatase family protein, with protein sequence MTCIKKWSLMVTMVLLFSLLLTPFSQALAQGKTAPGRQVNVKVMTYNIHTGIGTDGDYNIDRIANTIQQSGADIIGLQEVDVNWSDRSNFQNELKRLAEKLDMHYFFAPIYNRDPIQPDDPRRKFGVAILSKHPILQADNHEITRLSTQDPHPEPKPSPGFAEALINVKGAKLWFYVTHLDYRSEPIVRQMQVEDMLNVMQAHNNKILVGDMNATPKADELQPLFQRFKDTWDITQQDEGLTYPAYAPTKKIDYILTTPDMDVQSTDVIQTMASDHLPVTADVTLTRGR